The window ACTTGTCGTGTATTGGCATAGCGTTTATCCGTCATACTTCAAGTTGTGTATGTGTTGGCTGCATTCGTTCACCCCAGTCACTTACTGGCGTAAGTTCCCGGGGATTCTCTCATTTTCCGCCTTCCCACAACTTGAATTATTTAGGCTAGTGTCAGGTTGCTCGAGTGATTTGATGTAGTCATAAATCGCCAACTGCGACTGAACCTTACGTCGGTTTCCACGTGGCACGTAGCGATTACTCAGTTCTTTATCAATGTAACGGGCTTTTACCGTATCGCTGAACAGGATCTCGATAATATCCAGCACGCGCTGCTTGAGGTGTGGATCCAGCAGCGGCGTGGCGACTTCGATACGATAATCGATGTTTCTTGTCATCCAGTCCGCCGAGGACAGGTATACCTGTTTATCGCCGCCATTCTCGAAGATATAGACCCGGTCATGTTCAAGATAGCGGTCAACGATGCTAATCACGCGAATATTATCACTGATGCCTTCCAGATTCGGGATCAGGGAGCACATTCCGCGGATCAGCAAATTAACCTGTACGCCCGAACTGGACGCCGCATAGAGTCGATCAACGAGGCCCTTATCGACCAGGTTGTTCAGTTTTAGCGTAATGCCGGAAGAGCGCCCCTGCTGTGCATTGGCAATCTCTTTGTCGATCATCGCGTACAGCAGACGTCGCGAGTTCTGCGGGGAAACCAATAGATAATCAAAGGTCACCGGACGATACGGATTTTCGATAAAGTTGAACACCCGACGCACTTCGTTGGTAATGCGCGAATCGGCGGTCAGCAAAGAGTAGTCGGTATACAGTCGCGCCGTTTTTTCGTTGAAGTTCCCGGTCCCGATATGGGCGTAGCGCACCACCTCGTCGCCTTCTTTACGTGAGATAAGGAACAGCTTGGCGTGAATTTTCAGTCCCGGTGCGGAGAAGATGACGTGCACGCCGGCTTCGGTCAGACGCTTGGCCCAATGAATGTTGGCTTCTTCATCAAAGCGTGCCTGTAACTCGACGACCACGGTCACTTTTTTACTGTTGTGGGCCGCATGGATCATTGCGTCGATGATGCGGGAGTCTTTTGCCACGCGGTAGATATTGATCTTTATAGCCAGCACGCTCGGGTCAAACGAGGCCTGGCGCAGCAGTTCAAGGACGTGCTCAAAAGTATGATACGGATAATAGAGCAGCACATCGCGTTCGCGGATGGCATCAAATCCGTTACGGAACTTTTCGTTATCAAACCAGATATGGCGCAGGCGAGGCAGCGGCTTGTTCACCAGATTAGCTTTGCCAACGTTGGGGAAATTAATAAAGTCTTTAAAGTTATGGTAACGCCCGCCGGGGACGATCGAATCGTAGCGAGAGATCGTCAGTTTTTCACGCAGGATTTCAACCAGTGCATTGGGCATATCGCGCTGATAGACAAAGCGCACAGGCTCTGCGGTCAGACGTTGCTTCAGGCTGGACGACATCAGCTCCATCAGGCTGGATTCCATCTCGTGAACCAAATCGTATTCAGCGTCGCGGGTCATTTTCATCGAATAGGCATTCAGCGTATCGTAATCAAAGAACCCTTTGAAAATGTCATCAAGGCAATAACGCAGGATGTTGTCTAGCAGGATCATGGGCTTGCGACGACGGGGCGTTTCCGGCGGCAGATTTACAAAGCGGGGAACCTTGTCAGACGGAATTTCCAGTAGCGCATAGCGAATGGTATCACCACGGATGATCTCTACGGCCAGATAGGTATAGTCGTCCTTCAGAAACTGGACTAAATCTGTCTCGCGGTTAATCAGGATCGGCGTAATGTGCTGGCGAAGATATTGCTTGAAGTAATGACGCAACCAGCTCTGCTGATTGGCTGACAGTTGGCGCTCATTGATTAAGAATATCTGATTGCGCGCCATCTCCAGCAGTAATTCATTGTACAGGCCATCGAACTCCTGATCGGCTTTCAGTACGCGGGCCTGGATTTTGCCTAACAGATGGCGGGAGTGAGAGTTAGAACCCTGCTCTTCGCTAATAATGATGCGGCGTTTTAGTTCGGCAAAACGAACTTTATAAAACTCGTCGAGGTTATTGGAATAGATGCCCAGAAAACGCATCCGTTCAATCAACGGGTTTGACTTATCAGCAGCTTCCTGCAGGACGCGTTCGTTGAACGCTAACCAACTAAGCTCTTTCTCGATGTATAGCTTTTCCTGACCCATTAATACTTTTACTCCGTTTCATTCACGGGACACTACGTGATCATTATGGCGAGCACGACTGGCATGTGCCAGAAAAAATGAGGGGAATTGCAGGATGTAGGCCGGATAAGACGCTTTAGCGTCACCATCCGGCATAAAAGCCCACATGAGTGCCGGATGGTGGTGTGAATGCCTTATCCGACCTACGAGGCTGGGAGGCTATTTTATGCTTCGTCGGCTGCGTAGCCTTGTGGTGGAAGGCGAATGCCGTCCAGCCAGGCTGCGTTATCGCGCATTTGCAGACGACCATCGACAAACCAACCGACCACCAGCGGATAGATGGCATGTTCCTGGGCCTGAACGCGTGCCGTCACATCATCTTCGCTGTCGCCGTCAAACACCGGCACTTTCGCCTGCAGAATAACCGGCCCACCGTCCAGTTCGTCAGTGACAAAATGAACGGAGGTTCCGTGTTCTTCATCACCGTTTTCCAGCACCTGACGATGTGTATGTAGGCCGGGATATTTGGGCAACAGAGAAGGGTGGATATTCAGCAAGCGTTCGGCATAGTGGGCGACAAACGCCGGGCTGAGGATACGCATATACCCGGCCAGTACCACGACGTCCGGCGCATAGGCATCGATCTCTTGTATTAGCTGGCGATCAAAGGCTTCACGGCTGGCAAACTGGCTTGCCTCCAGCGAATGAGCCGGAATGCCTGCTTCGCGTGCACGTTCAAGGCCGAACGCGTCGGCCTTATTACTGAATACTGCACGTAGGGTGCCCTTGATTTTTTTCTGTTTGCAGGCGTCAATGATCGCCTGCAAATTGCTTCCGTTACCGGAAATGAGCACCACTATATTTTTCATTCAATGACCACACGCTGTTCGGAATCGGACGCTTTGATGATACCGATTCTCCACGCGTTTTCACCTTTTTCGTTCAGCAGCGCAAGAGCATTGTCCACTTCAGCTTCTGGCAGAGCGATAACCATGCCTACGCCGCAGTTGAAGGTGCGATACATCTCGTGCTGACTGACGTTACCCGCTGTTTGCAGCCAGTTAAAGACGGCTGGCCATTGCCAGGAGGATTCATCGATTATGGCCTGGGTGTTGTCAGGCAAGACGCGTGGGATATTTTCCCAGAAACCGCCGCCGGTCAGGTGGGCAATTGCGTGCACGTCAACCTTCTCAATCAGCTCCAGAATGGATTTCACATAAATGCGGGTAGGCGCCAGCAGATGATCGGCCAGTGATTTGCCTTCCAGTTCGGTTGTTTCCGGGTCACAGCCGCTGACTTCGACAATTTTACGCACCAGGGAATAACCATTGGAATGTGGGCCGCTGGAGCCAAGCGCAATCAGCACATCGCCATCAGCCACTTTTGAGCCGTCGATGATTTCTGATTTCTCAACCACGCCTACGCAGAAACCGGCCACATCGTAATCTTCACCGTGATACATCCCCGGCATTTCAGCGGTTTCACCCCCGACCAGCGCACAGCCGGACTGCAGGCAACCTTCGGCAATACCGGCGATCACGCTGGCAGCGGTATCGACGTCCAGCTTACCCGTGGCATAGTAGTCGAGGAAAAACAGCGGTTCAGCGCCCTGCACCACGAGGTCGTTGACACACATCGCCACCAGGTCAATACCGATGGTGTCGTGGCGCTTCAGATCCATCGCCAGACGCAGTTTTGTACCTACGCCGTCAGTGCCGGAAACCAGTACCGGTTCACGATATTTTTGCGGCAATGCGCACAGCGCACCGAAGCCACCCAGACCACCCATAACTTCCGGGCGACGGGTTTTCTTTACTACGCCTTTGATTCGATCGACCAGAGCATTCCCTGCGTCAATATCAACACCGGCATCTTTGTAGCTAAGAGAGGTTTTATCGGTCACTGCCTGGTTCCCCACGTGTTTACTTGCAGTAAAAGTTAAATTCGGCGCAATTCTAACAGGGAAAGCAAACGTTTGCGAGTCTGCTCTGCATCGGCTTTTTTCTGCCGTTTTTTTCAGCGATTTACATTCACATACGTCTTTATTTGACCTGAGCCACGAAAATGAAACCGGGTTCAGCATGGTGCTTGAAACCGGATGACGTAATGCACAGTATCTTACTGAAACCGGTTTCTGTTTTTATCAGCAGTGATGAAATTAACGGTGACCACACGTCAAAAGGAAGGGTCATTAATGAATATCGCAGCATTCGATATTGGTGGTACGGCATTAAAAATGGGCGTGATTAGCGAACAGGGCGAATTGCGGGAAAAGGGCAAGCTGTCAGTGCCTGACTGCGATGGAGACAAAATTTTGCAGGGTATGCTGGACTGGGTTTCAGCCCATCCTGACTGCGAGGGCATCGCCATTAGCGCACCGGGTTATGTCAATCCGACTACCGGCTATATCGAAATGGGCGGAGCGATTCGCCAGTTTGACCATTTTGCCCTCAAAGCATGGCTGGAAGAGCGTACCGGGTTGCCGGTGACGGTTGAAAATGATGCGAACTGTGTCGCGCTTGCTGAGCGTTGGCAGGGGAAAGTAGCCGGTATCGAAAATTTCCTTGTTCTGACCATCGGGACGGGGATTGGCGGGGCGATTTTCTGCAACAACCAACTGGTGCATGGCGCGCGTTTTCGTGCTGGTGAATTTGGTTATATGCAAACCGCCCGACCCGGAACACGTGATGTCAGACGCTATTCGATGAATGAAAATTGCACCCTGCGCGTTTTACGTCATCGCTATGCGGAACATATTGGGAGCGCACTGGAAGCCGTCTCGGGCGAAGATGTTTTTGATCGCTACGACGACGGAGACCCTGTCTGCCAGCGTTTAGTCACTGAGTTTTTTAACGACCTCGGCACGGGTCTTTATAACCTCGTTAATGTGTTCGATCCGCAGGTGATATTCATCGGTGGCGGCATTGTTGAACGCCCTGGATTCCTGTCGCTGTTGCGTCATCATTTGGCCTGGTTCGGTATTACGGAATATATCGATATCGTCAGCCACGGCAACGACGCCGGGTTGTACGGTGCCGTTTACCATTTCAATCAGCAAAACAGAACGGTATAGGAGCTAACATGTCTGGATTTAAAGCAAATTTCATGTGGGGTGGCGCGGTTGCTGCTCACCAACTGGAAGGTGGCTGGCAGGAAGGGGGAAAGGGGATTAGCGTTGCTGATGTGATGACGGCGGGGGCAAATGGTGTCGCTCGCGAAATTACCGATGGCGTGCTACCAGAGAAAAATTACCCCAACCATGAGGCTATTGATTTTTACCATCGCTACCAGGACGACATTAAGCTGTTTGCCGAAATGGGGTTTACCTGCTTTCGCACGTCAATTGCCTGGACCCGTATTTTCCCACAGGGTGATGAAACGCAGCCAAATGAAGCTGGCCTGCAATTCTATGACGATCTGTTCGATGAATGCCTGAAATACGGTATTGAACCGGTGGTTACGCTGTCGCATTTTGAGATGCCGTACCATCTGGTGAAGGAATATGGCGGCTGGCGTAATCGTAAGTTGATTGATTTCTTTGTCCGTTTTGCCGAGGTGGTCTTCACCCGCTTCCAGCATAAAGTGAAGTACTGGATGACGTTCAATGAGATCAATAACCAGGCTAATTTCCACGAAGATTTTGCACCGTTTACCAACTCCGGCTTGAAGTACCAGCCAGGCGAAGATCGTGAGCCGGTAATGTATCAGGCTGCACACTACGAACTGGTGGCGAGTGCACTGGCGGTAAAAGCGGCGCGTGAGATTAATCCCACGCTGCAAATTGGCTGCATGATTGCCATGTGCCCGATTTACCCGCTGACCTGTGCGCCTGACGATATAATGATGGCGATGAACGCCATGCATCGCCGTTACTGGTTTACCGATGTCCATGTGCGTGGCAAATATCCGCAGCATATTCTCAACTACTTTGAACGTCGGGGATTTGAGCTGGATATTACCGAGGAGGACCGTCAGGCGCTGACTCAGGGCTGTGTTGACTATATTGGTTTCAGTTATTACATGTCCTTTGCTACGCAGGCTTCAGCGGAGAATCCGCAACTGGATTATGACGAAACGAAAAGCCTGGTCTCCAACCCCTATGTGCAAAAATCGGACTGGGGCTGGCAGATTGATCCGGTCGGCCTGCGCTACTCGCTAAACTGGTTCTGGGATCATTATCAACTCCCGCTGTTTATCGTAGAAAACGGGTTTGGTGCTATCGATGTGCTGGAAAGCGATGGGACGGTGAACGATCAGTACCGCATTGACTACCTGGCGGCCCACATCAGTGAGATGAAAAAAGCCGTGGTGGAAGATGGCGTCGATTTAATGGGCTATACGCCGTGGGGGTGTATTGATTTAGGGAAGGTGCGAACAAGTTCCTGATATGAGATCATCATATTCATCCGGAGCGCATCCCAGAGGGACATCATGAGCCATCAACTCACCTTCGCCGATAGTGAATTCAGCACTAAGCGCCGTCAGACCCGAAAAGAGATTTTCCTCTCCCGCATGGAGCAGATTCTGCCATGGCAGAATATGACCGCTGTCATCGAGCCGTTTTATCCCAAGGCGGGCAATGGCCGACGGCCCTATCCGCTGGAGACCATGCTGCGTATTCACTGCATGCAGCATTGGTACAACCTGAGCGACGGTGCCATGGAAGATGCCCTGTACGAAATCGCCTCCATGCGCCTGTTTGCCCGATTATCCCTGGATAGCGCCCTGCCGGATCGCACCACCATCATGAATTTCCGCCACCTGCTCGAGCAGCATCAACTGGCCCGTCAATTGTTCAAGACCATCAATCGCTGGCTGGCCGAAGCAGGCGTCATGATGACCCAAGGCACTTTGGTGGATGCCACCATCATTGAGGCACCCAGCTCTACCAAGAACAAAGAGCAGCAACGCGATCCGGAGATGCATCAGACCAAGAAAGGCAATCAGTGGCACTTTGGCATGAAGGCCCACATTGGTGTCGATGCCAAGAGTGGCCTGACCCACAGCCTGGTCACCACCGCGGCCAACGAGCATGACCTCAATCAGCTGGGTAATCTGCTTCATGGAGAGGAGCAATTTGTCTCAGCCGATGCCGGCTACCAAGGAGCGCCACAGCGCGAGGAGCTGGCCGAGGTGGATGTGGACTGGCTGATCGCCGAGCGTCCCGGCAAGGTAAAAACCTTGAAGCAGCATCCGCGCAAGAACAAAACGGCCATCAACATCGAATACATGAAAGCCAGCATCCGTGCCAAGGTGGAGCACCCGTTTCGCATCATCAAGCGGCAGTTCGGCTTCGTGAAAGCCAGATACAAGGGGCTGCTGAAAAACGATAACCAACTGGCGATGTTATTCACCCTGGCCAACCTGTTTCGGGTGGACCAAATGATACGTCAGTGGGAGAGATCTCAGTAAAAACCGGAAATAACGCCAGAAATGGTGGAAAAAATAGCCTAAATAGGCTGATTCGATGTGTTTGCGGGAAAAAAATCGGCCCAGATCCGCGAAATTTTAATCAGCGAGTCAGCTTGGGAAGAAATGACCTGCTTATTCGCACCTTCCTTAGTGTCCGCCGGGACAGGTGAAATGAAAAAACGCTATGGTTTTATCTACGTCGATAAAAATAATGACGGTAGTGGGACATTAGCACGCTCGCCTAAGAAATCTTTTTCATGGTATCAGCTCGTCATTCAGACCAATGCTGAATTTTTATAGAATTCAATGGATTGATGATCTGCCCCGCCCAGCGAGCGGGGCGTGTCTTATACTCATTTTTCAGACGTAAATGACTTTGGTTGATCCATATCAAGCGTATGCAGTGTTGCGCCAGAGAGGAAAAGCGGTATAATCCGGCGATTTTTTTTGTGGTTGCCACTCGTCTGAGGAAAGGAGAAGAGTATGAAGATCGTGGAAGTCAAACACCCACTCGTCAAACACAAGCTGGGATTGATGCGTGAAAACGACATCAGCACTAAACGCTTTCGTGAACTCGCCTCGGAAGTTGGCAGCCTGCTGACTTATGAAGCAACCGCTGGTCTGGAAACCGAAAAGGTGACCATTGAAGGCTGGAACGGCCCGGTTGAAGTCGACCAAATCAAAGGTAAAAAAATCACCGTTGTGCCAATCCTGCGTGCGGGCCTGGGTATGATGGAAGGCGTACTGGAAAACGTCCCGAGCGCGCGTATCAGCGTGGTGGGCATGTACCGTAACGAAGAGACGCTGGAGCCGGTACCGTACTTCCAGAAACTGGTGTCTAACATTGACGAGCGCATGGCGCTGATCGTTGACCCGATGCTGGCCACCGGTGGTTCCGTTATTGCTACCATCGACCTGCTGAAAAACGCGGGCTGCAGCAGCATTAAAGTGCTGGTGTTGGTTGCTGCGCCAGAAGGTATCGCTGCGCTGGAAAAAGCGCACCCGGATGTTGAGCTGTATACCGCATCTATCGACCAGGGGCTGAACGAGCACGGATACATTATTCCGGGACTCGGCGATGCCGGCGATAAGATTTTTGGTACCAAGTAAATGAATAAATAAAAAGAAGCCGACTTTAAGAGTCGGCTTTTTTTTGAATAAAACAACCCATCACTACTCAAACACAATACTCAGAGGAAAACACTATGACGCGCCGTGCTATCGGGGTGAGTGAAAGACCGCCGCTTTTACAGACAATCCCGCTTAGTTTGCAGCACCTGTTCGCCATGTTTGGCGCCACGGTACTGGTGCCAGTCCTGTTTCATATCAACCCGGCCACCGTCCTGCTGTTTAACGGCATTGGTACGCTGCTGTATCTCTTTATCTGTAAGGGGAAAATCCCAGCGTATCTGGGGTCCAGCTTTGCCTTTATCTCTCCGGTACTGCTGCTACTGCCGTTAGGGTATGAAGTGGCGCTCGGCGGTTTTATCATGTGTGGCGTGCTGTTCTGTCTGGTTTCTTTCATCGTGAAGAAAGCAGGTACCGGTTGGCTGGATGTGATGTTCCCGCCTGCGGCTATGGGCGCAATCGTTGCCGTCATCGGCCTTGAGCTGGCTGGTGTTGCTGCGGGGATGGCAGGCTTGCTGCCAGCTGAAGGACAAATGCCGGATTCTAAAACCATTATCATTTCGATGGTGACGCTGGGCGTAACGGTATTTGGTTCGGTACTGTTCCGCGGCTTTATGGCGATTATCCCGATTCTGATTGGTGTGCTGGCGGGTTATGCGCTCTCGTTCGTGATGGGCGTTGTGGATACCACACCCATTGCCGAAGCCCACTGGTTTGCTCTGCCGACCTTCTACACGCCGCGTTTTGAATGGGTGGCTATTCTGACCATCCTGCCTGCGGCGCTGGTGGTGATTGCCGAACACGTAGGACACCTGGTGGTGACCGCCAATATCGTGAAGAAAGATTTAATTCGCGATCCCGGCTTGCACCGTTCGAT of the Citrobacter freundii genome contains:
- the bglK gene encoding beta-glucoside kinase BglK, which produces MNIAAFDIGGTALKMGVISEQGELREKGKLSVPDCDGDKILQGMLDWVSAHPDCEGIAISAPGYVNPTTGYIEMGGAIRQFDHFALKAWLEERTGLPVTVENDANCVALAERWQGKVAGIENFLVLTIGTGIGGAIFCNNQLVHGARFRAGEFGYMQTARPGTRDVRRYSMNENCTLRVLRHRYAEHIGSALEAVSGEDVFDRYDDGDPVCQRLVTEFFNDLGTGLYNLVNVFDPQVIFIGGGIVERPGFLSLLRHHLAWFGITEYIDIVSHGNDAGLYGAVYHFNQQNRTV
- the purN gene encoding phosphoribosylglycinamide formyltransferase, which translates into the protein MKNIVVLISGNGSNLQAIIDACKQKKIKGTLRAVFSNKADAFGLERAREAGIPAHSLEASQFASREAFDRQLIQEIDAYAPDVVVLAGYMRILSPAFVAHYAERLLNIHPSLLPKYPGLHTHRQVLENGDEEHGTSVHFVTDELDGGPVILQAKVPVFDGDSEDDVTARVQAQEHAIYPLVVGWFVDGRLQMRDNAAWLDGIRLPPQGYAADEA
- the uraA gene encoding uracil permease, which produces MTRRAIGVSERPPLLQTIPLSLQHLFAMFGATVLVPVLFHINPATVLLFNGIGTLLYLFICKGKIPAYLGSSFAFISPVLLLLPLGYEVALGGFIMCGVLFCLVSFIVKKAGTGWLDVMFPPAAMGAIVAVIGLELAGVAAGMAGLLPAEGQMPDSKTIIISMVTLGVTVFGSVLFRGFMAIIPILIGVLAGYALSFVMGVVDTTPIAEAHWFALPTFYTPRFEWVAILTILPAALVVIAEHVGHLVVTANIVKKDLIRDPGLHRSMFANGLSTVISGFFGSTPNTTYGENIGVMAITRVYSTWVIGGAAIFAILLSCVGKLAAAIQIIPLPVMGGVSLLLYGVIGASGIRVLIESKVDYNKAQNLILTSVILIIGVSGAKVHIGAAELKGMALATIVGVALSLIFKVISLLRPEEVVLDAEDADRPQH
- the upp gene encoding uracil phosphoribosyltransferase; its protein translation is MKIVEVKHPLVKHKLGLMRENDISTKRFRELASEVGSLLTYEATAGLETEKVTIEGWNGPVEVDQIKGKKITVVPILRAGLGMMEGVLENVPSARISVVGMYRNEETLEPVPYFQKLVSNIDERMALIVDPMLATGGSVIATIDLLKNAGCSSIKVLVLVAAPEGIAALEKAHPDVELYTASIDQGLNEHGYIIPGLGDAGDKIFGTK
- a CDS encoding IS5-like element ISKpn26 family transposase; translated protein: MSHQLTFADSEFSTKRRQTRKEIFLSRMEQILPWQNMTAVIEPFYPKAGNGRRPYPLETMLRIHCMQHWYNLSDGAMEDALYEIASMRLFARLSLDSALPDRTTIMNFRHLLEQHQLARQLFKTINRWLAEAGVMMTQGTLVDATIIEAPSSTKNKEQQRDPEMHQTKKGNQWHFGMKAHIGVDAKSGLTHSLVTTAANEHDLNQLGNLLHGEEQFVSADAGYQGAPQREELAEVDVDWLIAERPGKVKTLKQHPRKNKTAINIEYMKASIRAKVEHPFRIIKRQFGFVKARYKGLLKNDNQLAMLFTLANLFRVDQMIRQWERSQ
- the purM gene encoding phosphoribosylformylglycinamidine cyclo-ligase, coding for MTDKTSLSYKDAGVDIDAGNALVDRIKGVVKKTRRPEVMGGLGGFGALCALPQKYREPVLVSGTDGVGTKLRLAMDLKRHDTIGIDLVAMCVNDLVVQGAEPLFFLDYYATGKLDVDTAASVIAGIAEGCLQSGCALVGGETAEMPGMYHGEDYDVAGFCVGVVEKSEIIDGSKVADGDVLIALGSSGPHSNGYSLVRKIVEVSGCDPETTELEGKSLADHLLAPTRIYVKSILELIEKVDVHAIAHLTGGGFWENIPRVLPDNTQAIIDESSWQWPAVFNWLQTAGNVSQHEMYRTFNCGVGMVIALPEAEVDNALALLNEKGENAWRIGIIKASDSEQRVVIE